A region of Ornithodoros turicata isolate Travis chromosome 5, ASM3712646v1, whole genome shotgun sequence DNA encodes the following proteins:
- the LOC135394490 gene encoding uncharacterized protein LOC135394490 has protein sequence MRHSVCGKLSQLEARGVGLTAFVVGSHHSASVASCQCSGVLSFLLPPPLTGQMTKRQSEFNTWTITKPDIRKTSHVWELTDLSMMLNEVRKIYSDPFVDTSGRRWKMCITAPKVILSKYFGLYIHLLECEAAEVRGTYLIETFNNDQKLTSKTSRMCTWSVRNVVGTSRWLTKSQLGHQIKVVLEISTFQGILHKKVMTSSAHRDRDLKSDITKLYLDQETSDFAIVARDSVLRAHSTILCSRSEVFRNLVLSKENKCILIEYNSDIVSKFLHFIYTDMLEPNFEDCLQLLILSNLFKVPLLGKLCSSFISDKITEQKCYEQLSAVVLKGC, from the exons atgcgGCATTCGGTATGTGGGAAGCTATCCCAGCTAGAG GCGCGCGGCGTGGGGCTGACCGCCTTCGTCGTCGGCAGTCACCACAGCGCCAGTGTGGCCTCCTGCCAGTGTTCCGGAGTGCTGTCCTTCCTCTTGCCCCCTCCACTCACCGGCCAAATGACGAAAAGGCAGAGTGAGTTCAACACCTGGACAATCACAAAGCCTGATATCAGGAAGACCAGCCACGTCTGGGAATTGACGGATCTCAGCATGATGTTAAACGAAGTAAGAAAGATCTATAGTGATCCGTTTGTGGATACAAGCGGTAGGCGATGGAAGATGTGCATCACGGCGCCGAAGGTAATATTATCTAAATATTTCGGTCTCTATATTCACCTTCTGGAATGCGAGGCAGCCGAGGTCCGTGGAACCTATCTGATCGAGACGTTTAATAACGACCAAAAATTAACATCTAAGACCAGCCGAATGTGCACATGGTCGGTAAGAAACGTAGTCGGGACCTCTCGATGGCTCACGAAGAGCCAGTTAGGACACCAGATAAAGGTGGTCCTGGAGATCTCAACCTTCCAAGGAATTTTGCATAAAAAAGTGATGACCTCTTCTGCCCACCGCGATCGGGATTTGAAAAGTGATATCACTAAGTTGTATTTGGATCAGGAAACATCTGACTTTGCGATAGTCGCAAGGGACTCAGTTCTGAGAGCCCACAGTACGATACTGTGTTCGAGGTCAGAAGTATTCCGCAACTTAGTCCTGTccaaagaaaacaaatgtattCTGATAGAATATAACAGCGACATTGTTTCAAAGTTCTTACATTTTATATATACCGATATGTTGGAACCTAATTTCGAAGATTGTCTACAGTTACTGATATTGAGTAACCTATTTAAGGTACCACTACTTGGAAAATTATGCTCGTCGTTTATCTCAGACAAAATTACCGAGCAGAAGTGCTACGAGCAGCTTTCTGCAGTAGTTCTGAAGGGCTGTTGA